A segment of the Streptomyces sp. P9-A2 genome:
CTCGGTGTCCGTCGGCTGGGTCATCACGTACTGCCGATCGCGGTCGGCACACCAGAGAGTGACGCCGTCCGCGAGGGTCGGCAACGCGTCCACGTCACCCCTGGGCAAGGCCATCGAGCGGCCCAACTCCCCCGCCTCGTCCGGCGATATCCGCTGCACGCCCACAAGGCGCGCCTGCCGGATCAGCCGGGGCGCGACGGGGCTGAGATAGGGCAGAAGCGTCAGCACCGACTTCCAGGGCCCGGAGACCACGCGTCCCCGCGGCGGCCGCATGCCGCAGTCGCGCACCACCAGCACCGGCATGCCGGCCGAGGCACCCAGGGGCGGTACCCGCCCCACGTCGTAGACCGCGAGCCCGTTCTGACCGCCGCCCATGGCGTGGACCAGCTGCGCCCACGCCTGCGCCCGCCCGGTCTCCACGGCCACCCGCGCGCCGATCGCCGCGGCCCGCAGCGCGAACACCTGGGCCGTCCACAGACCGCCGATGAGCACGACCTCGTACGGCGTGGGCCGGTTCAGCCCCAACACCGCCGCCTGTCCCTCGGCGTCCACCCCGATGACGACCCCGTCGTCCCCGATGGGCAGTGACAGTGTGTCCACGCCCGCCGCGGACAGGATGTGGCGGCCGTGGCGTGGGCCGAGCAGACCGAAACCGGCGCGCAGCAGGCCGCGCGCCCGCCGGGCCACCGGCGGCTGCGCACCGGCCGATGAGTCCGCGGCCCCCGGCACGCCGTACCCGTCCGGCCCGTCAACGGTCCGTGTCGTCATGGCGGTCATCGAACACCTCCGAGGGGCAGAGTGGCGAGCACGCCCGGCAGTTGTTCCCGGTCGAGCCGCGTCAGCGCGGCGCCGGCCTCCCGCGCGGCACTCTCCAACGCATGCCGTGCTTCGGTCAGTTCCTCGGAGCTGCGCCCGGTGACCCGCAGATGGCCCCGCAGCGACATCTCCTGCCGGTCCGCCCGGTCCGCGCGCGCGAGGGTGAGGCTGACCGTGGTGGCGAGCGCGGGAACCGCCGTGACCCGCGCGACGAACTGGGCCAGGGAGATCCCGCGGTCGCCGCCCAGGTGAGGCCATCTGCGGATCCAGTACGTGGTGTGCCTGCGGTTGTCGCAGCGCCAGCTCCGGCCGGACTCCTCGGTGCGTCTCTCCTGCCGGTTCACCCGCCCCGCCTCGGCCGTCACCAGCGGGTTGGCACAGGCCGACGTGGCGATGGCCGACGTCAGCTCTTCCTCGTCGAGCACCGTGGCGCGGAACCCGGCGCCGGCCAGCCTGCTGACGAGGTGGTCGGCGACCCGCACGACGCACTTCTGCGCGCCGACCAAGCCGCCGCCCCGGGCCGCCACGGCCTCCGGACACAGCTCCGGGGCGACCTTCAGCGCGATCCAGGTGATCCGTACCGCGGGAGCGCCGGTCTGCTCCTGCAACGGCGCGTAGTTGCTGACGGCCACGGACTGACGCGGCAAGTGCAGCGCGGGCGCGGGCTGCGTGTGCAGCACGATCTGCGCCGACTCCAGGAGGATTCCGTCCACCTCGAGCGCGTCCCGCACCAGGGCCAGCGGCAGCGGCCGCCGGCTCCGCTCGGCGCGCAGGGCGGTGGCGTCCCCCTCCACCTGCACCACCGCGGTGACGAAGGTGCCGTCCCCGACGATGCCGACGGGCCGCCGCTCCCGGCCGCCGTACGCGTACGTGCGCAGGCTCGGATCGCACTCCAGGGCCGGGGCGAGTCCCGGCTCGGTGCCGGGCGCTGCCACCAGCTCCGGTGCGCGCTTCTGCCGGACGCGCAGGGCCCGTGCCGTGGCGACCCATTCGGGCAGGGAGCGGCCCCGGCGACGTACGAAGGCCGGCAGGACCAACGCGACGGCGACAACGGCGGCGGGCACCAGTGCCACGGTGCCGAGGGCCCACCCGGTGAGGAGGACGGCGGCCGCGAGCTCCAGCAGGACGATCCGTTGCAGCTGGAACGAACCCGGCCGCCCCGCACGCAGCCTGAGATGGAGACCGCCTTGCGCGGACGGCTGCCGCGTCGCCCGCGGCCCCGGCCCTCGCCCGGCGGAGCCGCGGGCCCCCGTTCGGTCACGGCTCGATGCCCGCGTTCCGGAAACCATCACTCCATCCCCCCCCGATTCGCCCACAACTCGCTGAAACTCCGGAATCGCACCAGGCCCCGAAGGGCCCAGGCACCCTACCCGGCCCTCAACTCCCCCCTCACACCAGGCATAGTAGGGGCCGCGTCCGACACCCGCGGGCAGGGGACGGTGATCCCCGGCGTTGCCCAGATGCACACGGGCGCACGCGGACGCACACGGGCGGGACGCGGACGCACACGGGCGGGACACGGGGAGAGACACTCACCAATGGCATCTCGGCGGGATCAACTCAACGCCTACACCTTCGCGAAGCGCCGCTTGCTCGCGGCCTTCGTCCAGTCGTTCCCGCACGGCTCCGAGGAAGGTGCGCCGCGCCCCCTGCGGGGCGTGGTGCCCGGACTCGTCATCGGCGTGATCGTCATGGCCGTGTTCGGCGCCTGGGGCATGTTCAAGCCCACCGCGCCCAAGGGCTGGGACACTCCGAACGAGAAGGTGATCATCGCCGGCAAGTCGACCACCCGGTACGTCGTCCTGAAGACCGGCGACGAGACCCAGCTGCACCCCGTGCTCAACATGGCGTCCGCCAAGCTCCTCCTCGCCCCCGGAAAGGGCGACGTCGTCACCGTGAGCGAGTCGCTCCTGGACAGCGGCAGGATCCCGCACGGCCTCACCATCGGCATCCCGTACGCCCCCGACCGCCTGCCCTCCGAGGAGGAGGCGGGCGCCGCCAAGCGGTGGGTGGTCTGTGAGCGTCCGAGCGCGGGCGGCCGGTCCATCCAGAAGGCCGCGCTGGTCCTCGCCGACCGCGAGAGGAAACTGACCGAGGGCAAGCAGAAGCTGACCGGCGGCGAACTGCTCTACGTGGTGGCACCCGACGGCAAGCGTTTCATCGTGGACTCGGGCGGTACGGCGTATCAGGTCGACGGGGTGGACACCGGTGCCGACCTGGAGTTGCTGCTGCGCACGGTCGTCGGCTCCGGGCGCGAGCCCCAGCGGGTGTCCCGGGAATGGCTGGCGGCCCTCCACCAGGGAGACCCGATCACCTTCCCGGACATCGGGAGCACGCCCGGCGCACCCGCGAACGCCCCCGGCCGGCTCGGCGAGTCGGCCGACAAGGTCGGCACGGTGCTCAAGGCGTTCGACAACAACAAGGAGCAGCACTACGTCGTGCTGCCCGGCCGGGTCGCCCCGGTGTCCGCCTTCGTCGCCCAGCTCCTGCTGTTCAGCAAGGACCTGGCTCAGGTCGGACAGGCCGGTCAGGCACTGGACATGAGCCCCGGGGCGATCGTCCCGGGCGAGCCCTTCGGCACCGAGCACGACTGGCCGACCGGCACCCCCGAGGCGGTCAACTCGGCGTCGGACACCAAGGGCAGCCGCAACACGGTCTGCACCGTCCTGCGCGGTGTCGACGGCAAGGGCGCCACCACCCTCAGCACCTGGGCGGGCACCGACTTCCCGGCCGACCTCCCCGCCGGTTCCTCCAGCGCCTACGTCACGCCCGGCTCCGGTCAGCTCTACCGCCAGTTCAAGGGCGCGGAGACGAAGGCGGGCCCCGTCTTCCTGGTCACCGACACCGGCCTGCGCTACGTCCTGCAGTCCAACGCGGACAGCGCCACCGACGACGTCGGGATCGGCATGTCGGCCGAGGAGAGGAAGCAGTTGGAGCAGGAGGCCCAGCAGGCCCAGACACGCCTGGGCTACGCCGACGTGGCCCCCGCGCCCATTCCCGCCGCCTGGTCCGCGTTCCTCCCCACGGGCCCCCGCCTATCCACGGCCGCGGCACGCCAGCCGCAGGGCTCGTAACGGAGGACACCACCCACCATGCGACGCAAGCGCCCCCGCCCCCTGCCTCTCCCTCTTCCGACGGCAGCCGCCGCGACCCTGATGACGGCGGCCTGCCTGGCCATCGCACCCCCGGCCGCCGCGGAGGACTCCTTCTCCGGCCAGTGCGAATACCCCAACGCCACCTACCCGGGCCGCCCTTGGTCCCTCCAACGCGTCCAACTCGACGAGTTGTGGAGCGAGTCCAGGGGCAAGGGCGTAAGGGTCGCCGTCATCGACACCGGCGTCGACGTGAAGAACCCGCAGCTGAAGAACGCGGTGGACGTGAAGAGCGGCCACAACTTCCTGCCCAAGGGCCTCAAGGACGAGAACGGCGACCCCATCGACCGGGGCAACGAGAACGGCACCACCGACACCGTCGGCCACGGCACCAAGGTCGCCGGCATCATCGCCGCCCGGCCCGCCGCCGGGACCGGCTTCGTGGGCCTGGCCCCCGAGGCGACCATCATCCCGATCCAGCAGAACGACGCGGAGGGCCACGGCGACACCGACACCCTCGCCGCCTCGATCAGCTACGCCGTCCAGGCCGGTGCGCACGTCATCAACATCTCCCAGGACACCGCGGGCGCAGTCGAACCGGACCCGAAGCTGGAAGCGGCGGTCAAGGAGGCCCTGGGCCAGGGGATCGTCATCGTCGCATCGGCGGGCAACGGCGGACTCGGCGGCAACACCAAGGAGACCTACCCCGCCTCCTACGAGGGCGTCCTCGCCGTCGCCGCCTCCGACCGCAACAACGAACGCGCGTCCTTCTCACAGTCCGGCGACTTCGTCGACGTGGCGGCCCCGGGCGTCGACATCATCTCCACCGTTCCCCGCGGCGGCCACTGCTCCGACAACGGCACCAGCTTCTCCGCGCCGTACGTCGCGGGCATCGCTGCGCTCATCAAGGCCGAGCACCCCACCTGGACCCCACGCCAGATCGTCGCCCAGATCGAACAGACCGCGGAACGCACCATCGCCGGCCACGACCGCCTGGTCGGCTGGGGAGTGGTGGACCCGGTCCGCGCGCTGACGGAGGACGACCGGCCGATCGAGTCTCCCAGTCCCGACGAAGGCTTGACCAAGGCCGAGGCGCCTGCCGCGGCGAAGCTCCCGCTCGGCGAAACCGCCGACGAACGCAACGCCCGCCTCGCGACCTACGTCGCCGTCGGCGCGGCGGTCCTGGTGGCAGGACTGGGCGGAACGGCGGTGGCGATCCGGGACGCACGCCGACGGCCCCGGCCGGCGGACGTTCGCAGGGACCACACTGCAATGTGAGAAAGACCGCTGGACCACGGTCGGGGTGCCCGTGACCGAAGTGGTAGCCGTATTGTCCGGTGAATGACGGATGAGGGTCTACTCAGTGTCAGCACCGCGACTGGATATGGCAGTTGGGACTGTCGGTGCGGATCACTAGAGTGGTT
Coding sequences within it:
- the eccE gene encoding type VII secretion protein EccE, coding for MVSGTRASSRDRTGARGSAGRGPGPRATRQPSAQGGLHLRLRAGRPGSFQLQRIVLLELAAAVLLTGWALGTVALVPAAVVAVALVLPAFVRRRGRSLPEWVATARALRVRQKRAPELVAAPGTEPGLAPALECDPSLRTYAYGGRERRPVGIVGDGTFVTAVVQVEGDATALRAERSRRPLPLALVRDALEVDGILLESAQIVLHTQPAPALHLPRQSVAVSNYAPLQEQTGAPAVRITWIALKVAPELCPEAVAARGGGLVGAQKCVVRVADHLVSRLAGAGFRATVLDEEELTSAIATSACANPLVTAEAGRVNRQERRTEESGRSWRCDNRRHTTYWIRRWPHLGGDRGISLAQFVARVTAVPALATTVSLTLARADRADRQEMSLRGHLRVTGRSSEELTEARHALESAAREAGAALTRLDREQLPGVLATLPLGGVR
- the eccB gene encoding type VII secretion protein EccB; amino-acid sequence: MASRRDQLNAYTFAKRRLLAAFVQSFPHGSEEGAPRPLRGVVPGLVIGVIVMAVFGAWGMFKPTAPKGWDTPNEKVIIAGKSTTRYVVLKTGDETQLHPVLNMASAKLLLAPGKGDVVTVSESLLDSGRIPHGLTIGIPYAPDRLPSEEEAGAAKRWVVCERPSAGGRSIQKAALVLADRERKLTEGKQKLTGGELLYVVAPDGKRFIVDSGGTAYQVDGVDTGADLELLLRTVVGSGREPQRVSREWLAALHQGDPITFPDIGSTPGAPANAPGRLGESADKVGTVLKAFDNNKEQHYVVLPGRVAPVSAFVAQLLLFSKDLAQVGQAGQALDMSPGAIVPGEPFGTEHDWPTGTPEAVNSASDTKGSRNTVCTVLRGVDGKGATTLSTWAGTDFPADLPAGSSSAYVTPGSGQLYRQFKGAETKAGPVFLVTDTGLRYVLQSNADSATDDVGIGMSAEERKQLEQEAQQAQTRLGYADVAPAPIPAAWSAFLPTGPRLSTAAARQPQGS
- the mycP gene encoding type VII secretion-associated serine protease mycosin gives rise to the protein MRRKRPRPLPLPLPTAAAATLMTAACLAIAPPAAAEDSFSGQCEYPNATYPGRPWSLQRVQLDELWSESRGKGVRVAVIDTGVDVKNPQLKNAVDVKSGHNFLPKGLKDENGDPIDRGNENGTTDTVGHGTKVAGIIAARPAAGTGFVGLAPEATIIPIQQNDAEGHGDTDTLAASISYAVQAGAHVINISQDTAGAVEPDPKLEAAVKEALGQGIVIVASAGNGGLGGNTKETYPASYEGVLAVAASDRNNERASFSQSGDFVDVAAPGVDIISTVPRGGHCSDNGTSFSAPYVAGIAALIKAEHPTWTPRQIVAQIEQTAERTIAGHDRLVGWGVVDPVRALTEDDRPIESPSPDEGLTKAEAPAAAKLPLGETADERNARLATYVAVGAAVLVAGLGGTAVAIRDARRRPRPADVRRDHTAM